In Cygnus atratus isolate AKBS03 ecotype Queensland, Australia chromosome 5, CAtr_DNAZoo_HiC_assembly, whole genome shotgun sequence, a single window of DNA contains:
- the CHRM5 gene encoding muscarinic acetylcholine receptor M5 produces the protein MEVNLFSNSTVINSSSINHKQLEGHSLWEVITIATVTAIVSLITIVGNILVMISFKVNSQLKTVNNYYLLSLACADLIIGIFSMNLYTSYILIGHWSLGSLACDLWLALDYVASNASVMNLLVISFDRYFSITRPLTYRAKRTPKRAGIMIGLAWLISFILWAPVILCWQYFVGERTVPPEECQIQFLYEPIITFGTAIAAFYIPVSVMTILYCRIYKETEKRTKDLAELQGSESVAEFEMIKPQKTLLKSCFSCKQQNLVKRERCQASWSSSSRSTSATVKASQAASTCNDWSKADQLTTCSSYASSEEEDKLATDSVFQVAYKSPSKDNEEEFNERESKDVVVKDQPEENDFETQKYFLSPAKGQKNKKCVAYKFRLVVKADGTQEANNGCRKVKITPCSAALSKDPSIKSMDPNINNQITKRKRMVLIKERKAAQTLSAILLAFIITWTPYNIMVLISTFCSDCIPLTLWHLGYWLCYVNSTVNPICYALCNKTFRKTFKMLLFCQWKKKKVEEKLYWQGNTRLP, from the coding sequence ATGGAAGTAAATTTATTCAGCAATTCTACTGTTATAAACAGTTCATCCATCAACCATAAACAGTTAGAAGGGCATAGCCTCTGGGAAGTTATTACTATTGCCACTGTAACTGCAATTGTAAGCTTAATAACCATAGTGGGAAACATTCTTGTAATGATATCCTTCAAGGTTAACAGTCAGCTCAAAACCGTTAACAATTATTACTTGCTCAGCCTTGCCTGTGCAGACCTCATCATTGGAATATTTTCTATGAACCTCTATACATCTTATATACTCATAGGCCATTGGTCTCTTGGAAGTCTGGCATGTGATCTGTGGCTAGCGCTGGATTATGTAGCTAGCAATGCCTCAGTAATGAACCTTCTAGTCATCAGCTTTGACAGATATTTTTCCATCACAAGGCCTTTAACATACAGGGCTAAACGCACACCCAAAAGAGCTGGCATCATGATTGGTCTAGCTTGGCTAATTTCCTTCATATTGTGGGCACCTGTTATCTTGTGCTGGCAGTATTTTGTTGGTGAACGAACAGTACCACCCGAGGAATGCCAGATACAGTTTTTATATGAGCCCATTATCACCTTTGGTACTGCAATTGCTGCTTTTTATATTCCAGTGTCAGTGATGACCATTTTGTATTGCCGCATCTATAAAGAGACGGAGAAACGTACCAAGGACCTTGCTGAACTTCAGGGTTCTGAATCTGTGGCAGAGTTTGAGATGATAAAGCCTCAGAAAACTCTTCTGAAGTCTTGTTTCAGTTGCAAGCAGCAAAATTTAGTCAAAAGAGAGAGATGTCAGGCTTCCTGGTCTTCATCTAGTCGAAGTACATCAGCTACAGTGAAAGCATCTCAGGCAGCGAGTACTTGCAACGACTGGTCTAAGGCTGACCAGTTAACCACCTGCAGCAGCTATGCATCTTCAGAAGAAGAGGATAAACTTGCCACTGATTCAGTTTTCCAAGTAGCTTACAAAAGTCCATCTAAAGATAATGAAGAAGAGTTTAATGAAAGGGAGAGTAAGGATGTTGTAGTCAAAGACCAAcctgaagaaaatgattttgagacccagaaatattttttatcaccTGCCaaaggccaaaaaaataaaaaatgtgtggCCTATAAATTCCGCTTGGTGGTTAAGGCTGATGGCACTCAGGAAGCCAACAATGGTTGCcgtaaagtaaaaataactccttgttctgctgctctATCAAAGGATCCTTCCATCAAAAGCATGGATCCAAATATAAATAACCAAAtcaccaaaaggaaaaggatggtTCTTATAAAGGAACGCAAAGCAGCACAGACTTTAAGTGCCATTCTTTTGGCTTTTATCATCACGTGGACTCCCTACAATATAATGGTTTTGATCTCCACATTCTGCTCTGACTGCATTCCCCTGACACTGTGGCACCTCGGATATTGGCTATGCTATGTGAACAGCACTGTTAACCCCATTTGTTATGCTCTCTGTAACAAAACTTTCAGGAAAACTTTTaagatgctgcttttctgccagtggaaaaagaaaaaagtggaagagaaaCTATACTGGCAGGGCAATACCAGACTGCCGTAA